A window of the Armatimonadota bacterium genome harbors these coding sequences:
- a CDS encoding ISNCY family transposase, whose protein sequence is MTQAQAADLLGCTERHVRRLVRRYEHEGDAGLVHKSRGRPSNRCLPQEFREQVMVQVRKHYRDFGPTLAAEMLAERHGLSVSRETLRQWMIAEELWKPKRRKAVYRQRRPRRECFGELVQIDTSEHDWFEGRGESAVLITLIDDATSRVTMRFFEADDTQANMTILRDYIALHGRPMAFYGDKASHFRVNRPASVEEQLEGLEPETQIGRALRELDITWFTAHSPQAKGRVERSFDTAQDRLVKLMRLDNIRTIEEANRFLQERYMPQFNERFTVPPACDTDAHRTCEGLDLDAIFSHQEERVVTRDYTIRFKNQRYQIKKESAAPGLVQSKLIVEQRLDGSIWLRWRDQYLQFVTITPTPTGAAAALPVGLRPPYRAAAKGTAVTPKADHPWKKPYKGDSRPQRQ, encoded by the coding sequence TTGACCCAGGCCCAGGCCGCGGACTTGCTGGGGTGCACTGAGCGCCATGTGCGGCGTCTGGTGCGGCGCTATGAGCACGAAGGCGACGCCGGCCTTGTTCACAAGTCTCGCGGCAGGCCGTCGAATCGCTGTCTGCCCCAGGAGTTCCGGGAACAGGTCATGGTCCAGGTGCGCAAGCATTACCGCGATTTCGGCCCGACCCTTGCTGCGGAGATGCTTGCCGAACGCCACGGCCTATCGGTCAGTCGCGAGACCCTGCGCCAGTGGATGATCGCCGAAGAGCTGTGGAAGCCCAAGCGCCGCAAGGCCGTTTATCGACAGCGGCGCCCGCGCAGGGAGTGCTTTGGCGAACTGGTGCAGATCGACACCTCCGAGCATGACTGGTTTGAAGGACGGGGCGAGAGCGCGGTGCTCATCACCCTCATCGACGACGCCACCAGTCGCGTCACTATGCGCTTCTTTGAAGCGGACGACACGCAGGCCAACATGACGATCCTGCGCGACTACATCGCCCTGCATGGCCGCCCTATGGCTTTCTACGGCGACAAGGCAAGCCATTTCCGGGTCAACCGCCCGGCCAGCGTGGAAGAGCAACTGGAAGGCCTGGAGCCCGAGACCCAGATCGGGCGCGCCCTGCGCGAATTGGACATCACGTGGTTCACGGCCCATTCTCCCCAGGCCAAGGGACGGGTGGAACGCAGCTTCGACACCGCTCAGGACCGGCTGGTCAAACTGATGCGCTTGGACAACATCCGCACCATAGAAGAAGCCAATCGCTTCCTGCAGGAGCGCTACATGCCCCAATTCAATGAACGCTTCACGGTTCCGCCCGCCTGCGATACGGACGCCCACCGTACTTGCGAGGGCCTGGACCTGGACGCCATCTTCAGCCACCAGGAAGAGCGCGTGGTCACGCGGGACTACACGATCCGGTTCAAGAACCAGCGCTACCAGATCAAAAAAGAAAGCGCCGCGCCGGGCCTAGTGCAAAGCAAGCTGATCGTGGAACAGCGCCTGGACGGTAGCATCTGGCTGCGATGGCGGGATCAGTACTTGCAGTTCGTGACGATAACCCCCACCCCGACGGGCGCCGCCGCTGCCCTTCCGGTCGGGCTACGCCCTCCCTACAGGGCAGCGGCCAAAGGCACAGCCGTCACCCCGAAGGCAGACCACCCGTGGAAGAAACCCTACAAAGGAGACTCCCGACCCCAACGGCAGTAG
- a CDS encoding ABC transporter ATP-binding protein has translation METLYKYYREFLAVNGVSLSLWPGEVVGLVGPNGAGKTTILRCITGILRPTQGTVICGGYRVDNQPAQAKPLMSLVPETPNLYELLTVEEHLRFVHMAYGEQDQFDERAEILLRTLDLEDKRHSLVATLSKGMKQKVAVACAFIHSARVFLFDEPFMGIDPAGQRAVRNLIHGATAQGCAVLISSHILETVEALCSRVLVLNHGSLIAEGDLDQLRERARLGRADKLEDVFLTLTREGGAE, from the coding sequence GTGGAAACGCTCTACAAGTACTACCGGGAGTTCTTGGCGGTCAACGGTGTCTCTTTGTCCCTGTGGCCCGGCGAAGTCGTGGGTCTCGTGGGGCCAAACGGCGCCGGGAAAACCACGATACTGCGCTGCATCACCGGTATCCTGCGGCCAACCCAGGGCACGGTCATCTGCGGCGGCTATCGCGTGGACAACCAGCCCGCCCAGGCCAAGCCGCTGATGTCACTCGTGCCCGAGACCCCGAACCTGTACGAGTTGCTGACCGTCGAGGAGCATCTGCGCTTCGTCCACATGGCCTACGGCGAGCAGGACCAGTTCGACGAACGGGCCGAAATACTTCTGCGCACCCTGGATCTCGAAGACAAGCGCCACAGTCTTGTCGCCACGCTTTCCAAAGGCATGAAACAGAAGGTCGCCGTTGCTTGCGCCTTTATCCACTCGGCCCGTGTATTCCTCTTCGACGAACCCTTCATGGGCATCGACCCCGCCGGACAGAGGGCGGTGCGCAATCTCATCCACGGCGCTACCGCACAGGGCTGCGCTGTTCTCATCAGCTCCCACATTCTGGAGACCGTTGAGGCGCTCTGCAGCCGGGTGCTGGTATTGAACCACGGTTCACTTATCGCTGAGGGCGACCTCGACCAATTGCGAGAACGCGCCCGGCTTGGTCGCGCGGACAAGCTGGAGGACGTGTTCCTCACACTGACCCGCGAGGGCGGGGCGGAGTGA
- a CDS encoding family 14 glycosylhydrolase: protein MLLNIAALIAATLVTTALAEPPRPAQFVWFAEGESCADHDWNGPVVGNKDYEDCYSSAHLMCAKDNDPEEGAFEARFTIDLADPGEYMVWVAATRPAVASPLQVSVDDAEPAAISGVFYESMWGPSSVFSWMPAARVGLTAGTHTLSVGVSGRRGYDNKYYAYLDAVALERVGDNAAQPFSAWPRMPEIRDTRIRFYSGNASVGWFMQYWGTGQPGNTGAIDQAMINLLHRCGCTAMCDYLAWCRIEEQPERWDWSFYRSNARKLHAAGIQYNTFAWLHFPPKWFMETDDWVPYRCLEHGLELKQLSLWAPFTLRLYDEFYRRLATDLGETVDFIRLAMPSEYGEIGYPIGMTNWLVPQDHVHGGYWCGDDFALRDFRVKMQGRFGSLDAVNARWGTNFASWESIAPPEAPNECAARALETRSPADRRRWLDFVDWYQDAWGEFAQAATQIVREHFPDREIIISLGYGAEPVPWGNDQSRHIKRIAQAGAAAQTPGDIGYFETRRVSSACRVYGVPYFTEPPGRVDRERQVRRLFYDISNGTQTWFDYPENLDESRDILAAHLDHLNGQAPVCDVAFLMPSSWWWCHPTMHWPDRTLRFAEGLRDRMDYEVLDELLVRDGGLQKLGIRVLVLCEGDFMQAETLAALADWVSGGGVLALMGVDRLEDIDGSTEVFDSLRPTSTPPGRDAKTCWDGGRKIGAGHVVSLPGTTNDSMPAQQAIVLELAHHLSRLDPSRKDAPEIDAQADGVVATLFADRALFYNGTGQHLSKSVTVPGPEGPRQVTLDIPARSIAAVVTGNP from the coding sequence ATGCTCCTGAATATCGCCGCCTTGATCGCCGCAACGCTGGTCACGACCGCTCTCGCCGAACCTCCGCGTCCCGCGCAGTTCGTCTGGTTCGCGGAGGGTGAATCCTGTGCGGATCACGACTGGAACGGTCCCGTCGTCGGCAACAAGGATTACGAGGACTGCTACTCCAGCGCCCATCTCATGTGCGCCAAAGACAACGACCCGGAAGAGGGCGCCTTCGAGGCCAGATTCACAATCGACCTCGCCGACCCAGGCGAATACATGGTCTGGGTCGCCGCGACGCGCCCGGCGGTGGCGTCCCCGTTACAGGTGTCCGTAGACGATGCGGAGCCCGCCGCAATCTCCGGCGTGTTCTACGAAAGCATGTGGGGGCCGTCCAGCGTGTTCTCCTGGATGCCGGCGGCGCGGGTGGGTCTCACTGCGGGAACCCACACTCTCAGCGTTGGAGTGTCAGGCAGACGCGGCTATGACAACAAGTACTACGCCTACCTGGATGCAGTAGCCCTCGAGCGCGTCGGTGACAATGCCGCGCAGCCTTTCTCCGCCTGGCCGAGGATGCCCGAAATCCGCGATACCCGCATCCGCTTCTACTCCGGCAACGCCAGTGTGGGCTGGTTCATGCAGTACTGGGGAACCGGGCAGCCGGGCAACACGGGCGCCATCGATCAGGCCATGATCAACCTGCTCCACCGCTGCGGCTGCACTGCGATGTGCGACTACCTGGCCTGGTGCCGCATCGAGGAGCAACCGGAACGCTGGGACTGGTCCTTCTACCGCAGCAACGCCCGCAAGCTCCACGCTGCAGGCATCCAGTACAACACTTTCGCCTGGCTGCACTTCCCCCCGAAGTGGTTCATGGAGACCGATGACTGGGTGCCCTACCGGTGCCTGGAGCATGGGCTTGAACTGAAACAACTCTCCCTGTGGGCACCCTTCACACTGCGCCTGTACGACGAGTTCTATCGCAGGCTGGCCACCGATCTGGGCGAGACCGTGGATTTCATTCGCCTCGCGATGCCCTCCGAGTATGGCGAGATCGGCTATCCCATCGGCATGACTAACTGGCTCGTGCCCCAGGATCATGTGCATGGTGGTTACTGGTGCGGCGACGATTTCGCGCTTCGCGATTTCCGGGTGAAGATGCAAGGCCGCTTCGGCTCTCTCGACGCCGTCAATGCCCGCTGGGGCACGAACTTCGCCTCTTGGGAATCCATCGCGCCGCCGGAAGCACCAAATGAGTGTGCTGCCCGTGCACTTGAGACGCGCTCACCCGCCGACCGCCGGCGATGGCTGGACTTCGTGGACTGGTACCAGGATGCCTGGGGCGAGTTCGCCCAGGCGGCAACCCAAATCGTCCGGGAGCACTTCCCCGACCGTGAGATCATCATCAGCCTTGGCTACGGTGCCGAACCGGTGCCGTGGGGCAATGATCAGTCCAGGCATATCAAGCGGATCGCGCAGGCTGGCGCAGCAGCCCAGACGCCGGGCGACATCGGCTACTTCGAGACGCGCCGGGTCTCCTCGGCTTGCCGCGTGTATGGCGTCCCTTACTTCACCGAACCGCCAGGCCGAGTAGACCGCGAGCGCCAGGTGCGCCGGCTGTTCTACGACATCAGCAACGGCACTCAGACGTGGTTCGACTACCCCGAGAACCTGGATGAGTCGCGGGATATCTTGGCGGCGCATCTCGACCATCTGAACGGGCAGGCGCCGGTGTGCGATGTGGCCTTTCTTATGCCCAGTTCCTGGTGGTGGTGCCACCCGACCATGCACTGGCCCGACCGCACGCTCCGCTTCGCCGAGGGCCTGCGCGACCGCATGGACTACGAGGTGCTGGACGAACTGCTGGTGCGCGACGGCGGCCTTCAGAAGCTGGGAATCCGGGTTCTCGTGCTCTGCGAGGGCGACTTCATGCAGGCGGAGACGCTGGCGGCCCTCGCGGACTGGGTCTCCGGCGGCGGCGTGCTCGCGCTCATGGGTGTGGACAGGCTGGAAGACATCGACGGCAGCACGGAGGTCTTCGACAGCCTGCGGCCCACGTCCACTCCCCCCGGCCGGGACGCGAAGACCTGTTGGGACGGCGGACGCAAGATAGGCGCCGGTCACGTGGTCTCCCTGCCCGGCACGACCAATGATTCCATGCCTGCACAACAAGCGATCGTGCTGGAACTCGCGCACCACCTCAGCCGTCTCGACCCGTCCCGCAAGGACGCGCCTGAGATCGACGCCCAGGCCGACGGTGTTGTTGCCACGCTCTTCGCCGACCGCGCCCTCTTTTACAATGGCACCGGTCAGCATTTGAGCAAGTCTGTCACTGTTCCGGGGCCCGAGGGTCCCAGACAGGTCACTCTCGACATCCCGGCCCGCAGCATCGCCGCGGTGGTCACGGGGAATCCATAG
- a CDS encoding PEP-CTERM sorting domain-containing protein, with protein MPRLPLLLCIVIALSLAVSAFALPFINPPEDNATPDEWKTPFPYQRNALLDFVTSPATWPSDPDGPTGSVDLIPGPDYHLEGWDDSELFPSDWLLIDGDYVWAETVPGLPGNRTGILVFDNSSGNDPLMASFTWHLDNWPDPRLQKDIWSELIWLQTGTETSLGVGIIAPDGHEVTDMWYLFDPASQLQDGWLINDGYARIEPNPPWEEIVLSVSVAPGEAFFMDSWHTATECVPEPGTMALFGLGIAGLICWRRRKAS; from the coding sequence ATGCCGAGACTACCGCTGTTGCTCTGCATTGTGATTGCCCTGTCTCTTGCTGTCAGCGCCTTCGCACTGCCTTTCATCAACCCCCCCGAGGACAACGCAACACCCGACGAGTGGAAGACTCCGTTCCCTTACCAGCGTAACGCCCTGCTGGATTTCGTCACCAGTCCGGCCACCTGGCCATCGGACCCGGACGGGCCCACGGGCTCTGTGGACCTCATACCCGGACCGGACTACCATCTTGAGGGTTGGGACGACTCGGAACTGTTCCCGTCCGACTGGTTGCTGATCGACGGGGATTATGTGTGGGCCGAGACGGTACCCGGCCTGCCCGGCAACCGAACCGGCATCCTGGTCTTCGACAACTCCTCGGGCAACGACCCGCTGATGGCGAGCTTCACGTGGCATCTGGACAACTGGCCGGACCCGAGACTGCAGAAGGACATCTGGTCCGAGCTGATCTGGTTGCAGACCGGAACGGAGACCTCGCTGGGCGTTGGGATCATTGCGCCGGACGGACACGAAGTCACGGACATGTGGTATTTGTTCGACCCCGCATCGCAGCTGCAGGATGGCTGGCTCATCAACGACGGCTATGCCAGGATTGAGCCTAACCCGCCTTGGGAAGAGATCGTCCTGAGTGTGTCCGTGGCCCCGGGGGAAGCATTCTTCATGGACTCGTGGCACACCGCGACGGAGTGTGTTCCTGAACCGGGCACGATGGCGCTCTTCGGGCTTGGCATCGCCGGGCTCATCTGCTGGCGACGTCGGAAGGCGAGTTAG
- a CDS encoding alpha-L-fucosidase → MAAKEQLSAEEKDRQRRLKWFRDARFGMFIHWGLYSQLGRHEWVMNRERIPLEEYEPLADSFKPGPWPARKWAKLAKQAGQRYMVMTTKHHEGFCLFDTKLTDYNAVKRGPGRDLVAEYVEACRAEGLRVGFYYSLMDWHHPDGAKCKTNEKSRRRFVDFIHGQIHELLSNYGKIDILWYDVSWPLNAEEWESVAMNKMAMELQPDIIINNRNQLPGDFGTPEGHITPEDRMWEACMTFNDSWGYTPIDTNFKSAWTVVSMLRQVAAGGGNLLLNIGPAPDGSVPAPCPKILREVGQWLDTYGPSVYEATDPMQQEWSILGAFTRKGDTLYFHCNRWPGKELAIGGLVCEIKEARLMGGKKVKFTQVRDRLVISGLPEEAPSKLASVIELKFEGEPKQILGAGCVVIGKDPWRKTEK, encoded by the coding sequence ATGGCAGCCAAAGAGCAACTGTCCGCCGAGGAGAAAGACAGACAGCGCAGGCTAAAGTGGTTCCGCGATGCCAGGTTCGGGATGTTCATCCACTGGGGGCTTTACTCGCAACTGGGGCGCCACGAGTGGGTCATGAACCGTGAGCGGATTCCGCTGGAAGAGTACGAACCGCTGGCTGACAGCTTCAAGCCTGGGCCGTGGCCGGCGCGCAAATGGGCTAAGCTCGCGAAGCAGGCTGGACAGCGTTACATGGTGATGACCACCAAGCACCACGAGGGCTTCTGTCTCTTCGACACCAAGCTCACCGACTACAACGCCGTGAAGCGCGGGCCCGGTCGCGACCTGGTGGCCGAGTATGTCGAAGCCTGCCGGGCCGAAGGCCTGCGCGTGGGGTTTTACTATTCCCTCATGGACTGGCACCACCCGGACGGCGCCAAATGCAAGACCAATGAGAAGTCGCGCCGCCGCTTTGTCGACTTTATCCACGGCCAGATCCACGAACTCCTGTCCAACTACGGAAAAATCGACATCCTGTGGTATGACGTGTCCTGGCCCTTGAACGCGGAAGAGTGGGAATCGGTGGCGATGAACAAGATGGCCATGGAACTGCAGCCGGACATCATCATCAACAACCGCAACCAGCTTCCCGGCGACTTCGGCACCCCCGAAGGCCACATCACCCCCGAGGATCGCATGTGGGAGGCGTGCATGACTTTCAACGACTCCTGGGGCTACACCCCCATCGACACCAACTTCAAGTCCGCATGGACCGTGGTCAGCATGCTCCGCCAAGTAGCAGCCGGCGGCGGGAATCTCCTGCTGAATATCGGGCCGGCTCCCGATGGAAGCGTGCCCGCGCCCTGCCCGAAGATCCTGCGGGAGGTGGGCCAGTGGCTGGACACCTACGGCCCCTCGGTCTACGAGGCCACCGACCCGATGCAGCAGGAGTGGTCCATTCTCGGCGCCTTCACCCGCAAGGGTGACACCCTCTATTTCCACTGCAACCGCTGGCCAGGCAAGGAACTAGCCATCGGCGGGCTCGTCTGCGAAATCAAGGAAGCGCGGCTCATGGGCGGCAAGAAGGTGAAGTTCACCCAGGTGCGCGACCGCCTGGTGATCTCAGGCCTGCCCGAGGAGGCGCCGTCGAAACTAGCCTCCGTCATTGAGCTGAAGTTTGAGGGCGAGCCGAAGCAGATTCTCGGTGCAGGCTGCGTGGTCATCGGCAAGGACCCGTGGCGCAAGACTGAGAAGTAG
- the rpsE gene encoding 30S ribosomal protein S5: MAERSDRNKKLDQEQDEFLERVIRIDRTRKTVKGGRISSSRVCAVVGDGRGSVGFGMGKALSATDGIQKALERARKTMVRIPLDGYTIPHEVQAEVGGAVILLRPASRGTGIIAGGAVRQIIEVSGIRDVLTKSLGSGNVMNRAKACFKALQLLRDPAEVAARRGKTVKEIVGRDVQDAYADQNAEATRAAATVPIHLADDDDSDDSDD, from the coding sequence GTGGCCGAGCGATCCGATAGGAACAAGAAACTGGATCAGGAACAGGACGAGTTCCTGGAGCGTGTCATCAGGATTGACAGAACCCGCAAGACCGTCAAGGGCGGCCGGATCTCCAGCTCGCGCGTGTGCGCGGTCGTAGGCGACGGCCGTGGTAGTGTGGGTTTCGGCATGGGCAAGGCCCTCAGTGCCACAGACGGCATCCAGAAAGCTCTCGAGCGCGCCCGGAAGACCATGGTGCGCATCCCGCTGGACGGTTACACGATTCCGCACGAAGTGCAGGCGGAAGTCGGCGGCGCCGTCATCCTTCTGCGCCCGGCCTCTCGCGGGACCGGCATCATCGCCGGCGGCGCAGTCCGACAGATCATTGAGGTTAGCGGCATCCGTGATGTGCTCACAAAGTCGCTGGGCAGTGGAAATGTGATGAACCGCGCCAAGGCCTGCTTCAAGGCGCTGCAGCTACTTCGCGACCCGGCCGAAGTCGCCGCACGCAGGGGCAAGACGGTCAAGGAGATCGTCGGCCGCGATGTCCAGGATGCTTACGCGGACCAGAATGCCGAAGCCACGAGGGCTGCCGCCACCGTTCCTATCCACCTGGCTGACGACGACGACAGCGACGACAGCGACGACTAG
- a CDS encoding Gfo/Idh/MocA family oxidoreductase gives MPDDVRDLSRRDFLRVAGVGTLAAAAFGQTKLGGAAELDPEKKIRIGVVGGGFGAAFQWHLDPNCIVEAVSDLRSDRLAHLKNTYRCDKGYESLEKLVLDPNIDAVAVFTEAPNHVRHCVEVMNHDKHCICAVPAGCTLEELQLLKETKERTGLKYMMAETSYYRAPTMLARELWQDGKFGGFLYSEVEYYHNNIGRADDALSMWGGKRTWRYGYPPMLYPTHATCFHVGVTGERLTHVSCIGWGDDEPALKDNAYNCPFANQSALARTSGGNICRFNVFWRVEAEGERAQWLGEKMSLYMAGYGDRPFKVVAPGQPPITTPPTYLHLLPEAMRHDTGHGNSHGFLTHEFIAALVEDREPAVDLYEAIAMTAPGIVAMESSRRGGEQLPVPDFDRK, from the coding sequence ATGCCCGATGATGTGCGAGACCTGTCCCGGCGGGACTTCCTGAGGGTTGCCGGTGTTGGCACTCTCGCTGCCGCTGCCTTTGGCCAGACCAAACTCGGCGGCGCCGCTGAACTGGACCCCGAGAAGAAGATCAGGATTGGCGTGGTGGGCGGCGGTTTCGGCGCCGCCTTCCAGTGGCATCTCGACCCCAACTGCATCGTGGAAGCCGTGAGCGACCTGCGGTCCGACCGCCTGGCACACCTGAAGAACACGTACAGATGCGACAAGGGCTACGAGTCCCTGGAGAAGCTGGTCCTGGACCCGAATATCGACGCCGTGGCGGTGTTCACCGAGGCCCCGAACCACGTGAGGCATTGCGTTGAGGTGATGAACCACGACAAGCACTGTATCTGCGCGGTGCCGGCGGGCTGCACCCTCGAGGAGCTTCAGTTGCTCAAGGAGACCAAGGAGCGTACGGGCCTGAAATACATGATGGCTGAGACCAGCTACTATCGCGCGCCCACCATGTTGGCAAGGGAGTTGTGGCAGGATGGGAAGTTCGGTGGCTTCCTCTATTCAGAAGTGGAGTATTACCATAACAATATCGGCAGGGCCGATGACGCCCTGTCCATGTGGGGCGGCAAGCGCACCTGGCGCTACGGCTACCCCCCCATGCTCTACCCCACCCATGCCACCTGCTTCCATGTGGGCGTAACCGGCGAGCGCCTGACGCATGTCAGTTGCATCGGCTGGGGAGATGATGAGCCGGCCCTGAAGGACAACGCGTACAATTGCCCCTTCGCGAACCAGTCAGCGCTCGCACGCACCAGCGGCGGGAATATCTGCCGGTTCAATGTCTTCTGGCGGGTCGAAGCAGAGGGCGAGCGAGCCCAGTGGCTGGGTGAGAAAATGAGCCTGTACATGGCGGGATACGGCGACCGGCCCTTCAAAGTAGTGGCCCCGGGGCAGCCGCCCATCACCACCCCGCCGACTTACCTGCACTTGCTGCCCGAAGCCATGCGCCACGACACAGGGCATGGCAATTCCCACGGCTTCCTGACCCATGAGTTCATCGCGGCGCTTGTTGAGGACCGCGAGCCCGCGGTGGACCTGTACGAGGCCATTGCCATGACCGCACCCGGGATCGTCGCCATGGAATCCTCGCGCCGGGGCGGCGAGCAGCTTCCCGTCCCCGACTTCGACCGCAAGTGA
- a CDS encoding right-handed parallel beta-helix repeat-containing protein codes for MPAFYVAVDGKDNWPGTKARPFATIEAARDAARTIRKAGAVDGPITIYLKGGHHFLERPLILSGADSGTEDSPLVFAACPGEVPVVSGGVPIAAWEKGTLNGKRVWVTRVPGVKRGKWRFAQLFVNGQRRTRPRLPREGFYEIASLPDVTPETQWNVGQRRFICKPGDIRPWHNIQDVEILALHLWTESRLPIVSFDESTGLVELAKQSHFRLTRDHHGAGSRYYAENVREAFGVPGDWYLDADSGELAYLPMRGEKPESAHVVAPRLEQLVVLKGTEKRPVSHIRFEGITFSHTEWTLPEDMAGMSQAAVSVPAAIHAENATHCWISRCEVSHAGTYAVEFGAGCRSNFVSHCHLWDLGAGGVKMNEGSGFTTVADCEIHHCGRIFHSAVGVWIGKSSDNQVVHNDIHDLYYTGVSVGWSWGYQPSSAARNVIEYNHIHHIGKGVLSDMGGVYTLGVSPGTRVCHNLIHDISSDTYGGWGLYTDEGSTGIILANNIVYNTKTGGFHQHYGRENVIENNIFAFDQSNMVARTRNEEHITLFFQRNIVLIDHGDFFGGNWEGDTFSINQNLYWDVRKKPTGMGPGTIAQWRKRGHDTTSIFADPRFVAPEKGDFRLKPGSPAELIGFQPIDLSTVGPREG; via the coding sequence ATGCCCGCGTTCTACGTTGCAGTTGATGGCAAGGATAACTGGCCGGGGACAAAGGCGCGCCCATTCGCAACGATCGAGGCCGCGCGCGATGCTGCCCGCACGATTCGCAAGGCCGGCGCTGTGGACGGGCCGATCACTATCTATCTCAAAGGCGGTCACCATTTCCTCGAGCGCCCACTCATCCTGTCCGGCGCGGATTCCGGCACCGAGGACAGCCCCCTCGTCTTCGCCGCCTGCCCCGGCGAAGTGCCGGTGGTGAGCGGAGGCGTGCCCATTGCCGCGTGGGAGAAGGGCACTCTCAACGGCAAGAGAGTATGGGTTACGCGCGTACCGGGAGTCAAGCGCGGCAAGTGGCGCTTTGCCCAGCTTTTCGTCAACGGACAGCGGCGCACCCGCCCGCGCCTGCCCCGCGAGGGTTTCTACGAGATCGCATCCCTGCCTGATGTCACCCCCGAGACTCAGTGGAACGTAGGCCAGCGCCGGTTCATCTGCAAGCCCGGCGACATCCGTCCCTGGCACAACATCCAGGACGTGGAGATCCTCGCCCTGCACCTGTGGACCGAGTCGCGCCTGCCCATCGTGTCCTTCGACGAGTCCACTGGACTGGTGGAACTCGCCAAGCAGAGCCATTTCCGCCTGACCCGAGATCACCACGGCGCCGGATCGCGATACTATGCCGAGAACGTGCGCGAGGCTTTCGGCGTGCCGGGCGACTGGTACCTCGATGCCGATTCCGGCGAGCTGGCATACCTGCCCATGCGCGGCGAGAAGCCGGAGAGCGCGCATGTGGTCGCTCCCAGGCTTGAGCAACTCGTCGTGCTCAAAGGCACCGAGAAACGCCCAGTCAGTCACATCCGTTTCGAGGGGATCACCTTCTCCCACACCGAATGGACGCTTCCAGAGGACATGGCCGGGATGTCCCAGGCGGCTGTATCGGTGCCCGCGGCGATCCATGCCGAGAACGCGACTCACTGCTGGATATCCCGGTGCGAGGTCTCTCACGCGGGCACATACGCCGTGGAGTTCGGGGCGGGCTGCCGCTCCAACTTTGTCTCCCACTGCCATCTGTGGGACTTGGGCGCCGGCGGGGTGAAGATGAATGAAGGCAGTGGCTTCACCACTGTCGCCGACTGCGAGATCCATCATTGCGGACGCATCTTCCACAGCGCGGTGGGCGTCTGGATCGGTAAGAGCAGCGACAATCAGGTGGTGCACAATGACATCCACGACTTGTACTACACCGGAGTCTCCGTGGGCTGGTCATGGGGATATCAGCCCTCCAGCGCAGCCCGAAACGTGATCGAGTACAACCACATCCACCATATCGGCAAGGGCGTTCTTTCCGACATGGGCGGCGTCTACACCTTGGGCGTATCCCCCGGCACACGGGTCTGCCACAACCTCATTCATGATATTTCATCCGACACTTACGGCGGCTGGGGGCTGTATACAGATGAGGGCAGCACGGGCATTATTCTGGCGAACAACATCGTCTACAACACCAAGACCGGAGGGTTCCATCAGCATTACGGTCGCGAGAACGTGATCGAGAACAACATCTTCGCCTTCGACCAGTCTAACATGGTCGCACGCACGCGGAATGAGGAGCACATCACCCTCTTCTTCCAGCGCAATATCGTCCTCATCGACCACGGGGATTTCTTCGGCGGAAACTGGGAGGGCGACACCTTCAGCATCAACCAGAACCTGTACTGGGATGTGCGCAAGAAGCCGACGGGTATGGGGCCGGGAACCATCGCCCAGTGGCGTAAGCGGGGCCACGACACGACCAGCATCTTCGCGGACCCGCGTTTCGTAGCTCCCGAGAAGGGCGATTTCCGCCTCAAGCCCGGCTCGCCCGCCGAACTCATTGGGTTCCAGCCTATCGACCTGTCCACGGTTGGGCCGCGCGAGGGTTAG